A genome region from Tolypothrix sp. PCC 7712 includes the following:
- the rplL gene encoding 50S ribosomal protein L7/L12 has product MSVKTLEILEQIKSLTLNETSQLVKQIEATFNVDISTPKLIQIDQRDEDEVQLQVQTEFDVLLVSVPPEKKIALLKVIRTVTGLGLKEAKDFVDSLPKVVQTGLDREAAQVLKQQLEETGAVVSLQ; this is encoded by the coding sequence ATGTCTGTGAAAACCCTAGAAATTTTAGAACAAATCAAATCTCTAACTCTCAATGAAACTTCTCAACTAGTCAAACAGATTGAAGCAACCTTCAATGTTGATATTTCCACACCGAAGCTGATTCAAATTGATCAACGCGATGAAGATGAGGTTCAATTACAAGTTCAGACGGAATTTGATGTGTTATTGGTATCGGTTCCGCCAGAGAAAAAGATTGCCCTACTCAAGGTCATTCGGACGGTAACTGGCTTGGGACTGAAGGAAGCAAAAGATTTTGTAGACTCTCTTCCTAAAGTCGTGCAGACAGGATTGGATCGAGAAGCAGCCCAAGTCCTCAAGCAACAGCTAGAAGAAACAGGAGCCGTTGTTTCTCTGCAATAG
- a CDS encoding vWA domain-containing protein, whose amino-acid sequence MNTAERDLRLEMLNSLLTTPHRKLEQVAEVHKLIVELDPLFYGHLAVWYQRNGDVRDHKEVFIAHLLTSTLTEHRDAGFMMLQEFPPYQVARVVDFMKQQQNKLPRSARTAVRRYLKARESNPALFDRAALRGRKAMKHLYASLHIKPNERANAILFRDTPPEGSLAHVLKQLAKAETPAEQAQLIVEFNIPYTIAIGAIKQLTPVVLVALINSMTPQEVINSLKSLQAKGAMDHPEIKQLIDAKLEEASKSGRVAAFKAQIAADVADLDADTVAKLEKVTNEQVKRRGAIARPTALLVDKSGSMENAIAVGKQLAALISGIAQAELYVYAFDTMPYAITAQGKELTDWERAFQHIRAGGSTSIGCALEAMRKKKQVVDQIILVTDEGENATPYFSEVYKTYCRELAVIPNVVIVRVGTHYNWLETQLKQQQAPVETFTFAGDYYSLPNLVPLLARPSRLDLLMEIMDLPLPVRDDK is encoded by the coding sequence ATGAATACTGCAGAACGCGATTTGCGCTTGGAAATGCTCAATAGTTTGCTCACAACACCTCACCGCAAACTTGAGCAAGTCGCAGAAGTGCATAAGTTAATTGTTGAATTAGATCCCTTGTTCTACGGACACCTAGCAGTTTGGTATCAACGCAATGGTGATGTTCGCGACCATAAAGAAGTATTTATTGCTCATCTGTTAACTAGTACTTTAACCGAACACCGAGACGCTGGATTTATGATGCTACAAGAGTTTCCGCCTTATCAGGTGGCTCGTGTAGTGGATTTTATGAAGCAGCAACAAAATAAACTACCTCGTTCAGCACGGACTGCGGTGCGGCGTTACCTCAAAGCCAGGGAAAGCAATCCTGCACTATTTGATCGCGCGGCTTTGCGGGGACGTAAGGCAATGAAGCACTTATATGCTTCGCTACACATTAAGCCTAATGAACGGGCAAATGCGATTCTGTTTCGCGATACTCCCCCAGAAGGTTCTTTAGCCCATGTTTTGAAGCAACTTGCAAAAGCGGAAACTCCCGCCGAACAAGCACAGCTAATTGTGGAATTCAACATTCCCTACACGATCGCAATTGGTGCAATCAAGCAACTAACACCAGTTGTCTTGGTGGCGTTAATCAATAGCATGACTCCCCAGGAAGTAATCAACAGCCTTAAGTCTCTGCAGGCGAAAGGTGCAATGGATCACCCAGAAATCAAGCAGTTGATTGATGCCAAGCTGGAGGAAGCATCTAAGAGTGGACGTGTAGCAGCATTTAAAGCACAGATTGCCGCAGATGTCGCAGATTTAGACGCAGATACCGTTGCGAAGTTGGAAAAAGTCACCAACGAGCAGGTGAAACGGCGTGGTGCGATCGCTCGTCCTACTGCTTTACTTGTAGATAAATCTGGCTCAATGGAGAATGCGATCGCAGTTGGTAAGCAACTTGCTGCCCTGATCTCTGGTATCGCTCAAGCAGAATTGTATGTCTATGCTTTTGATACCATGCCCTATGCTATTACCGCCCAGGGCAAAGAGTTAACCGATTGGGAGCGTGCTTTCCAGCACATCAGGGCAGGTGGTAGCACTAGTATCGGCTGTGCATTAGAAGCAATGCGGAAGAAAAAGCAGGTAGTTGACCAAATTATCTTGGTAACTGATGAAGGTGAAAATGCTACACCTTACTTCAGTGAAGTCTACAAGACCTATTGCCGAGAATTGGCGGTAATCCCCAATGTAGTGATTGTTCGTGTAGGCACTCATTACAACTGGCTGGAGACTCAACTCAAGCAGCAGCAAGCACCTGTAGAAACCTTTACCTTTGCGGGTGATTACTACAGCTTACCGAACCTTGTCCCACTCCTAGCGCGTCCTTCTCGCCTAGATTTGCTAATGGAGATTATGGATCTTCCATTACCTGTACGAGATGATAAGTAA
- a CDS encoding DUF4351 domain-containing protein codes for MAEYDNLCKILAEKYPLDFTRWLLNQEPQKIEILKTELSIEPIRADSVTFLQTENRILHLEFQTTIKSQTPIALRMLDYYVRLTRKYQVPVTQVVIFLQETSDEIAFTEEYISEVTTHRYRVIRMWEQDSAIFLGNLALLPFAPLTRTDSPAALLSQIAQEIAKIPDIETRQNTAAYTEILAGLKFEKYFIRQLLREELMQESVIYQDILQKGEQRGEQKEALKYTLRLINRRFGEIDSVIIERLQVLSTEKLESLGEDFLEFSNMSDLVVWLEQNPSI; via the coding sequence ATGGCAGAATATGATAATCTCTGTAAAATCCTCGCAGAAAAGTACCCTCTTGATTTTACCCGTTGGTTATTAAATCAAGAACCACAAAAAATTGAAATTTTAAAAACTGAATTGAGTATTGAACCGATACGTGCTGACTCAGTTACATTTTTACAAACAGAAAATCGGATTTTACACCTAGAATTTCAAACTACTATTAAGTCACAAACACCAATTGCTTTAAGAATGCTAGATTATTACGTGAGATTGACACGTAAATATCAAGTACCTGTCACACAAGTAGTAATTTTCCTACAAGAGACAAGTGACGAAATTGCCTTTACTGAGGAGTATATTAGTGAGGTAACAACCCACCGTTATCGAGTTATACGGATGTGGGAGCAAGATTCGGCAATATTTCTTGGCAATCTAGCGTTATTACCTTTTGCACCGTTAACGCGAACCGATTCGCCCGCTGCATTATTATCGCAGATTGCCCAGGAAATTGCTAAAATTCCAGATATAGAGACAAGACAAAATACTGCTGCTTACACTGAGATTTTAGCAGGATTAAAGTTTGAAAAATATTTTATTCGTCAATTGTTACGAGAGGAGCTTATGCAAGAGTCAGTAATTTATCAAGATATTTTGCAGAAGGGAGAACAAAGAGGAGAGCAAAAAGAAGCATTAAAATATACTTTACGCCTTATAAATAGACGTTTCGGTGAAATAGATTCAGTAATAATTGAACGTCTCCAAGTATTATCTACTGAGAAATTAGAAAGCTTAGGAGAAGATTTTTTAGAGTTTTCAAATATGTCTGATTTGGTTGTTTGGCTTGAACAAAATCCCAGTATTTAA
- a CDS encoding HesA/MoeB/ThiF family protein, which translates to MSIFFHEQLYRSNAVMKKLKDYPVTICGAGALGANITENLARSGFDKLTVIDCDRIEERNLSTQPYYRSDVGAFKAKILANNLYRAIGTKIDGKTKELTPANTNQLLKDSQLIIDAFDNSIARQAVKDYAEKFHIPCLHVGLSADYAEVIWNEVYRVPSDVNDDICDYPLARNLVMLTVAVACEAVISFIAIAQQRNFTITLKDMQVQPLFL; encoded by the coding sequence ATGTCCATTTTTTTTCACGAACAGCTTTACCGCAGCAATGCTGTAATGAAAAAGCTGAAGGATTATCCTGTGACTATCTGTGGTGCTGGCGCATTGGGAGCGAACATCACAGAAAACTTAGCTCGGTCTGGTTTTGATAAACTGACTGTGATAGATTGCGATCGCATTGAGGAACGTAATCTTTCCACTCAGCCTTACTACCGTTCCGATGTGGGAGCATTTAAGGCGAAGATTTTGGCGAATAATTTATATCGCGCTATTGGTACAAAAATTGATGGTAAAACCAAGGAGTTGACACCAGCAAATACAAATCAACTCCTCAAAGATAGCCAACTAATTATCGATGCTTTTGATAACAGTATCGCCCGTCAAGCAGTCAAGGATTATGCAGAAAAATTCCATATTCCTTGTCTTCATGTTGGGCTATCAGCCGATTATGCAGAGGTAATTTGGAATGAAGTTTATCGCGTTCCTTCTGATGTGAATGATGATATCTGTGATTATCCCTTGGCGCGCAACTTGGTAATGTTAACCGTTGCAGTGGCTTGTGAAGCCGTGATTTCCTTCATTGCGATCGCACAACAGCGGAATTTTACGATTACCCTCAAGGATATGCAAGTTCAACCGCTATTTCTGTAG